One Candidatus Nitrotoga arctica genomic window, CTTACTCGACGACTATAGTGCGCACCTGGACGAAACGGGTAAAGATTATTTGCAACGGGTACGCGCGGCTACCCAGCGCATGGGGCAGTTGATTGACGATATGCTTAAGCTATCGCGCGTCACACGTAGTGAAATGAGTTTTGAGACGGTGAACTTGAGCATGTTGGCACAGACGGTGGCCGACGAATTGCAACAAGCACAGCCCGAACGTCACGTGGAATTCGTTTGTACGCCAGGAATGACGGTACGGGGCGATGCCCACTTACTGAGAGTAGCGCTGGAGAATCTATTGGGCAATGCGTGGAAATTTACTTCTAAACGCGAACAAGCACATATCGAAATCGGTGTAACTCACCAAGTCGAAGCATCTGTGTACTTCGTTCGTGACAATGGAGCAGGATTTGACATGGCATACGTCGGCAAACTTTTTGCTGCATTTCAGCGGCTGCACGCCATGACCGAATTTCCCGGTACCGGGATTGGATTAGCTACGGTGCAGCGCATAATCCACCGCCACGGTGGTCGAGTATGGGCGGAAGGGGAACCTGATAAGGGTTCGACATTTTATTTCACTTTGCCATAAATAAGCGTGTGTTCCACTCACCATGAACTCTAATTAGGCAATTATCAACAAATAAGGAAACCGCATGGGTAATAAATTTATTTTGCTGGTCGAGGACAATCCCGATGACGAAGCGCTTACCCTGCGTGCGCTCAAGCAAAACCGTATCGACAACGGAGTAGTGGTGGCGCGCGATGGGGCAGAAGCACTCGATTATCTGTTTGGAAAAGGGAAATATGCGGAGCGTGACCTGAATGCAATGCCGGCGCTAATCTTGCTTGATTTAAAATTGCCTAAAGTGGATGGCCTTGAAGTATTGAAGCAATTGCGTGCAGACCCTCTAACCGCACTGTTACCGGTGGCTATTCTCACCTCCTCGAGCGAGGAGCATGATCTGATAGCGGGCTATAAACTCGGTCTTAATAGCTATATCCTTAAGCCAGTGGATTTTGACCAGTTTACTGAGGCGGTGCGCAACCTGGGGATATATTGGCTGGCAATCAACGAAACGCCTCCAAGAGGTAGACGCGCAAAATGAACAAGCCAACATTGCGTACGCTGATCATTGAGGACTCGGAAGATGATGCACTACTATTGACGCGATATTTACAGCAAACCCATGAACTCATTCATGTGCGAGTAGATAGCGCAGAAGGCTTGAGTCAGGCCCTGAAACAGGGTGAATGGGACTTGGTGCTTTCAGACCACTCTATGCCAGGCTTTGACTCATTCGCTGCGTTACAAATTGTGCAGCAAAGTGGACGTGATCTGCCGTTTATTATTGTTTCCGGTGCCATCGGTGAAGACTTGGCCGTGGCGGCGATCAAGGCAGGGGCGCATGACTACCTGCTAAAGAGCAATTTGAAGCGTCTGATTCCCGCTATCGAGCGCGAGTTACAGGCGGCGCAAGCGCGACGCACCCATTTTCAGTCCGAGCAGCGCTTCCGCGCGACGTTCGAACAAGCCGCGGTTGGCATCGCACATGTCGGGCTGGATGGGCGCTGGCTGCGCGTCAACCACAAACTGTGCGTCATCACTGGCTACTCTGAAGAAGAACTCCTGACACACGATCGTCCGAGCATCACTTATCCCGACGATATGCCGGACGAACTGAATAGTATGCAGCAGTTACTGGCTGGCGATGTTCCTAGCTCGACCAAGGAAATACGCTATACACGCAAGGACGGTTCGCCAGTGTGGGTCAATCTTACATGGTCGCTTACTCGCACTTCCACTGGTGAGCCGGATTATTTTATTGAGGTGATCGAGGATATTACCGAACGAAAAGAGGCCACGGAACGGCTCCGACTATTCGCGCGCATATTCGATACCATCAATGAAGGCGTAGCAGTGACAGATGCCAGTAACAATATTATGTTAGTCAATCCGGCTTTTTCCACCATTACCGGTTACAGCGCTACTGAGGCAATTGGCAAGAACCCGCGGATTCTTCATTCCGGATTGATGGACAAGATGTTTTACGACAAAATGTGGCAGAGTATCAAAAAGACTGGCCGTTGGCAGGGCGAAATAACTGACCGCCGCAAGAACGGAGAGAGTTACGTTGAGTGGTTGAGCATTAGCACGATGAAGGACGAACGGGGCGAATTTAGTCACCATATTGCGGTGGTTTCCGATATCAGCGAGCGCAAGGCGGCAGAAGAACGCATGGTCCACATTGCGCAGCACGATTTTCTCACCGGTCTGCCTAATCGCATGATGCTGCATGATCGTCTAACACAGGCGATTGCTCATGCTGAACGCGAACAGCGTAAGGTGGCCGTTATGTTCCTTGATTTGGATCGCTTCAAGGCTATTAACGACACATTGGGTCACCTCACCGGCGACAAGCTATTACAGCTTGTCGCCGGTCGCATCAACAGTGTTGCACGCACGAGTGATACGGTCAGTCGGCTAGGCGGCGACGAATTTGCCATCATGTTGCCGTATATTGAAAATACGGATGATATTGCCATGATTGCCCTAAAGCTCCTGGCATCCATTGCCGGCCCTTATGTAGTCGATGGCAACGAAATTGAAGTGACCACCAGCATCGGCATCAGCGTGTTCCCGGAAGATGGGACCGACAGTGAATCTCTGATAGCGCATGCTGACGCCGCGATGTACCAAGCTAAGGGGAATGGGCGTAATAATTACCAGTTTTTCACCCGTGAGATGAACCGACGGACACTTGAACGAATATTGATCAAGAATAAGTTGAGTCACGCTTTGGAACGGAACGAATTATTTCTACTTTACCAACCACAAGTGGATTTGCAAAGCGGTCACATCATCGGTGCGGAAGCGCTGGTTCGCTGGGATAATCCCCTGCATGGAAAAGTTTTGCCAGCGCAATTCATCCCCATCGCGGAAGAAAATGGTCTGATCCCTCCAATTGGTGAATGGGTGTTGCGCGAGGCCTGTCGCCAGAACCAGGAGTGGCGCAAGCTGGGGTTAATGAAAATTACCATGGCGGTAAACCTTTCGTCCGTGCAGTTCCGCCAGAAGAATCTCGGCGAAACAATTAAGGCGATTCTTAGTGAAAGCGGCCTGGCTCCG contains:
- a CDS encoding EAL domain-containing protein gives rise to the protein MNKPTLRTLIIEDSEDDALLLTRYLQQTHELIHVRVDSAEGLSQALKQGEWDLVLSDHSMPGFDSFAALQIVQQSGRDLPFIIVSGAIGEDLAVAAIKAGAHDYLLKSNLKRLIPAIERELQAAQARRTHFQSEQRFRATFEQAAVGIAHVGLDGRWLRVNHKLCVITGYSEEELLTHDRPSITYPDDMPDELNSMQQLLAGDVPSSTKEIRYTRKDGSPVWVNLTWSLTRTSTGEPDYFIEVIEDITERKEATERLRLFARIFDTINEGVAVTDASNNIMLVNPAFSTITGYSATEAIGKNPRILHSGLMDKMFYDKMWQSIKKTGRWQGEITDRRKNGESYVEWLSISTMKDERGEFSHHIAVVSDISERKAAEERMVHIAQHDFLTGLPNRMMLHDRLTQAIAHAEREQRKVAVMFLDLDRFKAINDTLGHLTGDKLLQLVAGRINSVARTSDTVSRLGGDEFAIMLPYIENTDDIAMIALKLLASIAGPYVVDGNEIEVTTSIGISVFPEDGTDSESLIAHADAAMYQAKGNGRNNYQFFTREMNRRTLERILIKNKLSHALERNELFLLYQPQVDLQSGHIIGAEALVRWDNPLHGKVLPAQFIPIAEENGLIPPIGEWVLREACRQNQEWRKLGLMKITMAVNLSSVQFRQKNLGETIKAILSESGLAPSGLELEITEGVVMQDAEAAILLLEDMKAMGLKLSVDDFGTGYSSLSYLKRFPIDKFKIDQSFVRDLTTDTDDAVIVSTIISMAHSLKLKVIAEGVETAEQLAFLKQQGCDEIQGYYFSQPVSAEEFTKLLSSGRGLFEL
- a CDS encoding response regulator, which produces MGNKFILLVEDNPDDEALTLRALKQNRIDNGVVVARDGAEALDYLFGKGKYAERDLNAMPALILLDLKLPKVDGLEVLKQLRADPLTALLPVAILTSSSEEHDLIAGYKLGLNSYILKPVDFDQFTEAVRNLGIYWLAINETPPRGRRAK